The following are encoded together in the Pseudomonas maumuensis genome:
- the cprA gene encoding cationic peptide resistance protein CprA (CprA (cationic peptide resistance A) is an SDR family oxidoreductase by homology) has protein sequence MNTPAIHTPTLPCPAQERILLTGATGFLGGAVAAQMIAEGHAEALCFLVRAENPAQGLQRLRDNLRQHGVDDSQSQALSEAQILCGDFLDTAWLARETPRLMQVDRVINCAAVASFSKNPNIWPVNVEGTYAFAQVLSRSSRLKRFLHVGTAMCCGPQRESPISESWEFPEAAQQLVDYTASKAEIERRMREELPSLPLVVARPSIVVGHRSLGCQASGSIFWVFRMGFALESFTCGLDEQIDVIPVDYCAEALIGLALKPRLVHDLYHISAGHHSACTFAEIDQAFALANGAEPVGERYRKVEADDLKSLASHFETRIGPANPRLVLRALRLYSGFADLNYLFDNSRLLEEGIAVPPRFTDYLDVCVRSSSGVSIATQMQWDFK, from the coding sequence ATGAACACCCCCGCCATTCATACGCCCACCCTCCCGTGTCCAGCCCAGGAGCGTATTCTGCTGACTGGTGCCACAGGTTTTCTCGGTGGCGCCGTCGCCGCCCAGATGATCGCCGAGGGGCATGCCGAGGCCCTGTGCTTCCTCGTTCGCGCCGAGAACCCGGCGCAGGGCCTGCAACGCCTACGCGACAACTTGCGCCAGCACGGTGTCGACGACAGCCAGAGCCAGGCCCTGAGCGAAGCGCAGATCCTCTGCGGCGACTTCCTCGACACCGCCTGGCTGGCTCGCGAGACCCCGCGCCTGATGCAGGTCGACCGGGTGATCAACTGCGCCGCCGTGGCCTCGTTCTCGAAAAACCCCAATATCTGGCCGGTGAACGTCGAGGGCACCTACGCCTTTGCCCAGGTGCTGAGCCGCTCCAGCCGCCTCAAGCGTTTCCTCCACGTCGGCACCGCCATGTGCTGTGGCCCGCAGCGCGAGTCGCCGATCAGCGAATCGTGGGAGTTCCCCGAGGCCGCGCAGCAACTGGTGGACTACACCGCCTCGAAGGCGGAGATCGAACGGCGCATGCGTGAAGAGCTGCCCAGCCTGCCGCTGGTGGTGGCGCGGCCATCCATCGTGGTCGGCCACCGCAGCCTCGGCTGCCAGGCCTCGGGCAGCATCTTCTGGGTGTTCCGCATGGGCTTCGCCCTGGAAAGCTTCACCTGCGGCCTGGACGAGCAGATCGACGTGATCCCTGTGGACTATTGCGCCGAGGCGTTGATCGGCCTGGCGCTCAAGCCACGCCTGGTTCATGACCTCTACCATATCTCCGCCGGCCATCATTCGGCCTGCACCTTCGCCGAGATCGACCAGGCCTTCGCCTTGGCCAATGGCGCGGAGCCGGTGGGCGAGCGCTATCGCAAGGTCGAGGCGGACGACCTGAAATCACTGGCCAGCCATTTCGAAACCCGTATCGGCCCGGCCAACCCACGCCTGGTGCTGCGCGCACTGCGCCTGTACAGCGGCTTTGCCGACCTCAACTACCTGTTCGACAACAGCCGGCTGCTGGAAGAAGGCATTGCGGTGCCGCCACGCTTCACCGACTACCTGGACGTCTGCGTCAGGTCGTCCAGCGGTGTGAGCATCGCCACGCAGATGCAGTGGGATTTTAAGTAA
- a CDS encoding alpha/beta fold hydrolase: protein MAYVTTPEGLEIFYKDWGPRDAQVIFFHHGWPLSADDWDAQLLFFVAEGYRVVAHDRRGHGRSSQVWDGHDMDHYADDVAAVVKHLGVAGAFHVGHSTGGGEVIHYMARHPEDKVPKAAIIAAVPPLMVQTASNPGGLPKSVFDDLQAQLKANRAQFYHDIPAGPFYGYNRPGAKADQGVILNWWRQGMMGGAQAHYDGIVAFSQTDFTESLKKVTVPVLVMHGDDDQIVPYDNSGPLSAKLLPKGTLKTYKGYPHGMPTTHADVINQDLLAFFRS from the coding sequence ATGGCATACGTCACAACCCCGGAAGGACTCGAGATCTTCTACAAGGACTGGGGCCCACGGGACGCCCAGGTGATCTTCTTCCATCACGGCTGGCCGCTCAGCGCCGACGACTGGGACGCGCAACTGCTGTTCTTCGTCGCCGAAGGCTACCGCGTGGTCGCCCATGACCGTCGCGGCCATGGCCGTTCGAGCCAGGTCTGGGACGGCCACGACATGGACCACTACGCCGATGACGTGGCTGCGGTGGTCAAGCACCTGGGTGTCGCGGGGGCGTTCCATGTCGGGCACTCCACCGGCGGTGGCGAGGTGATCCACTACATGGCCCGCCATCCCGAGGACAAGGTACCCAAGGCCGCCATCATCGCCGCCGTGCCGCCGCTGATGGTCCAGACCGCCAGCAACCCCGGCGGGCTGCCCAAGTCAGTGTTCGACGACCTCCAGGCCCAGCTCAAGGCCAACCGCGCGCAGTTCTACCACGATATCCCGGCGGGGCCGTTCTACGGTTACAACCGTCCCGGCGCCAAGGCGGACCAGGGGGTGATCCTCAATTGGTGGCGCCAGGGCATGATGGGCGGCGCCCAGGCACACTACGACGGCATCGTCGCGTTCTCCCAGACCGATTTCACCGAATCGCTGAAGAAGGTGACGGTGCCGGTGCTAGTCATGCATGGCGACGACGACCAGATCGTGCCCTACGACAATTCGGGGCCACTGTCGGCCAAGCTGCTGCCCAAAGGCACTCTGAAGACCTACAAGGGCTATCCCCATGGCATGCCCACTACCCACGCCGACGTGATCAACCAGGACCTGCTGGCGTTCTTCCGCAGCTGA
- a CDS encoding acetoacetate decarboxylase (ADC), with protein MPVTHAANGLPEHAATTQIDIAGHPVPVLKGGLYDRYRSNPPLAVIQAEAPDIDLSWFKGLEKTRVDMGFESYSPNFYYRNSRVTAVYTADLERLRALMPAAVLEQVQPLQVWPGRGLVAFTAYTYDYCDNDSYNEVALSIITNKPGKANLGPVSLVGQSMAKDFWGYVLKLPVNTELARVRGVVGYNLPKWLTGIDRREDAQAVTYDIVDARSGKVDVVFRARKLDGLSDEPGLVTNSFTNLDHQGRLAFGYATSRQVSHASSMKADSAELVLGDGELSRYIHDLQLGRMVKYEYVPEFQSALYAPKPLAALD; from the coding sequence ATGCCCGTCACCCACGCCGCCAACGGCCTCCCTGAGCATGCCGCTACCACCCAGATCGACATCGCCGGGCACCCGGTGCCCGTGCTCAAGGGCGGGCTGTACGACCGTTACCGCTCCAACCCGCCGCTGGCGGTGATCCAGGCCGAGGCGCCGGATATCGACCTGAGCTGGTTCAAGGGCCTGGAGAAGACCCGGGTCGACATGGGTTTCGAGTCGTACTCACCGAACTTCTACTACCGCAACAGCCGTGTCACCGCCGTCTACACCGCCGATCTCGAACGCCTGCGGGCACTGATGCCCGCCGCCGTGCTGGAGCAGGTGCAACCCCTGCAGGTCTGGCCTGGGCGCGGCCTGGTGGCGTTCACTGCCTACACCTACGACTACTGCGACAACGACAGCTACAACGAGGTTGCCCTGTCGATCATCACCAACAAGCCCGGCAAGGCGAACCTTGGGCCCGTCTCTCTGGTCGGGCAGTCGATGGCCAAGGATTTCTGGGGCTATGTGCTCAAACTGCCGGTCAACACCGAGCTGGCACGGGTGCGCGGCGTGGTGGGCTACAACCTGCCCAAGTGGCTGACCGGGATCGACCGGCGCGAGGACGCCCAGGCGGTAACCTACGATATCGTCGATGCGCGGTCCGGCAAGGTGGACGTGGTGTTCAGGGCCAGGAAGCTCGACGGGTTGTCCGACGAGCCAGGCCTTGTCACCAACAGCTTCACCAACCTCGATCACCAGGGCCGCCTGGCCTTTGGCTACGCCACCTCGCGGCAGGTCAGCCATGCCTCGAGCATGAAGGCCGATTCGGCGGAACTGGTGCTGGGGGATGGCGAACTGTCGCGCTATATCCATGATCTGCAGCTGGGACGGATGGTCAAGTACGAGTATGTGCCCGAGTTCCAGAGCGCGCTGTATGCGCCCAAACCATTGGCGGCGCTTGACTGA
- a CDS encoding ligase-associated DNA damage response exonuclease: MELIVARPEGLYCPPGDFYIDPWRPVDRAVITHAHGDHARRGNRHYLAAAPGAGILRARLGEDIDLQTLPYGTPLAHHGVTLSFHPAGHVLGSAQVRLAYRGEVWVASGDYKVEPDGTCAAFEPVRCHTFISESTFGLPIYRWQAQACIFADIDAWWRANAAAGRPSVLFAYAFGKAQRILHGIDASIGPVLVHGAVEPLNQVYRAAGVRLPETLPATATSKGDPLLRQALVLAPPSAGGSTWMRRFGDYSDAFASGWMLLRGARRRRGVDRGFVLSDHADWPGLLWAIEQSGAERVMVTHGQVNVLVRYLTERGLDARAFQTEYGEEDDSLEPSA; the protein is encoded by the coding sequence ATGGAGCTGATCGTCGCGCGCCCCGAAGGGCTGTACTGCCCACCCGGTGATTTCTACATCGACCCCTGGCGGCCGGTCGACCGGGCGGTGATCACCCACGCCCACGGCGACCATGCCCGGCGCGGCAATCGCCACTACCTCGCAGCGGCGCCCGGCGCCGGGATACTGCGCGCCCGGCTGGGCGAGGACATCGACCTGCAGACCCTGCCCTACGGCACGCCGCTTGCGCACCACGGCGTGACCCTGAGCTTTCATCCCGCCGGCCATGTGCTCGGCTCGGCCCAGGTGCGCCTGGCATACCGCGGCGAGGTGTGGGTCGCCTCCGGCGACTACAAGGTCGAGCCGGACGGCACCTGCGCAGCCTTCGAACCGGTACGCTGCCACACCTTCATCAGCGAATCGACCTTCGGCCTGCCGATCTACCGCTGGCAAGCCCAGGCCTGCATCTTCGCCGACATCGACGCCTGGTGGCGCGCCAATGCCGCCGCCGGGCGTCCGAGCGTGCTGTTCGCCTACGCCTTCGGCAAGGCCCAGCGTATTCTCCACGGCATCGACGCCAGCATCGGCCCGGTGCTGGTGCATGGTGCGGTGGAGCCGCTGAACCAGGTCTACCGCGCCGCCGGTGTACGCCTGCCGGAAACCCTGCCCGCAACGGCGACCAGCAAGGGCGACCCATTGCTGCGCCAGGCGCTGGTCCTCGCCCCGCCCTCGGCGGGCGGCAGCACCTGGATGCGCCGCTTCGGCGACTACAGTGACGCCTTCGCCAGCGGCTGGATGCTGCTGCGCGGGGCACGGCGCCGGCGCGGCGTCGACCGGGGCTTCGTGCTCTCCGACCACGCCGACTGGCCCGGCCTGCTCTGGGCCATCGAGCAGAGCGGCGCCGAGCGGGTGATGGTCACTCACGGCCAGGTCAACGTGCTGGTTCGCTACCTGACCGAGCGCGGCCTGGATGCCCGAGCCTTCCAGACCGAGTACGGCGAGGAAGACGACAGCCTGGAGCCAAGCGCCTGA
- the pdeM gene encoding ligase-associated DNA damage response endonuclease PdeM, whose amino-acid sequence MASALPSHITVNVAGTELCLLAEKALWWPEQRTLLIADLHLGKAAGYRALGQPVPSGTTACNLQRLDALLQRFACQHLVFLGDFLHSAKGRTPQTLAALAEWRARHAALPITLVRGNHDRQAGDPPVELGFEVVAEPLPLGPFALHHEPCAHPGRHVLAGHVHPAYRLRGRGRQQVRLPCFLVGEHLTLLPSFGSFTGAMTLQPRAGQRVYVIGDGGIWEVPEQLK is encoded by the coding sequence ATGGCCAGCGCCCTTCCTTCGCACATCACCGTAAACGTGGCCGGCACCGAACTTTGCCTGCTGGCGGAAAAAGCCCTGTGGTGGCCAGAGCAGCGGACCCTGCTGATCGCCGACCTGCATCTGGGCAAGGCGGCCGGCTACCGGGCATTGGGCCAGCCGGTGCCCAGTGGCACCACCGCCTGCAACCTGCAACGCCTGGATGCCCTGCTGCAGCGCTTTGCCTGCCAGCACCTGGTATTTCTCGGCGATTTCCTGCACAGCGCCAAAGGCAGAACCCCGCAAACCCTGGCGGCCCTTGCCGAGTGGCGCGCCCGCCATGCGGCGCTGCCCATCACCCTGGTGCGCGGCAACCATGACCGACAAGCCGGCGATCCGCCGGTCGAGCTGGGTTTCGAGGTGGTGGCCGAGCCGCTGCCGCTCGGCCCGTTCGCCTTGCACCACGAGCCCTGCGCGCATCCGGGCCGGCATGTACTGGCGGGCCATGTGCATCCGGCGTACCGCCTGCGCGGTCGTGGCCGCCAGCAGGTGCGCCTGCCCTGTTTCCTGGTCGGCGAGCACCTGACCTTGCTGCCATCGTTCGGTAGTTTCACCGGCGCGATGACGCTGCAGCCGCGAGCGGGTCAGCGGGTCTATGTCATCGGTGATGGAGGGATCTGGGAAGTGCCCGAACAATTGAAGTGA
- a CDS encoding PLD nuclease N-terminal domain-containing protein, with amino-acid sequence MSDPVTYFWIAVVAIILLVDLWAIVSVFRSDKSDGVKVLWSLLLVVFPVIGLAIWGVAGPRGIKRGSGPTSPEHSKG; translated from the coding sequence ATGAGCGACCCCGTGACGTACTTCTGGATCGCCGTGGTGGCGATCATCCTGCTGGTCGACTTGTGGGCGATCGTCAGCGTGTTTCGCAGCGACAAGTCCGATGGCGTGAAGGTCTTGTGGTCGCTGCTGCTGGTGGTGTTCCCCGTAATCGGGCTGGCCATCTGGGGTGTCGCCGGGCCGCGAGGCATCAAGCGTGGCAGCGGACCGACTTCGCCGGAACACAGCAAAGGCTAG
- a CDS encoding ATP-dependent DNA ligase has product MRAFAELYARLDATTSSNAKLAALQDYLAAAPPADAAWAVYFLAGGRPRQVVPTRVLRDLAIRLCDLPEWLFEESYQAVGDFAETVSLLLPESTQVADESLQWWLEQLLPLRGLPPEELAPRLQALWTRLDRQSLMVSLKLLTGGFRVGVSKLLVTRALAALAGVDAKRVAQRMVGYTDLAHQPTPQRYLALIAQESAEEHAQRGGQPYPFFLAHPLQEPLERFDAVLGPPQEWLVEWKWDGIRAQLVKRDGRAWLWSRGEELITERFPELAQLAAALPDGTVLDGELVIWKAPPDSGEQAFGVQPFALLQQRIGRKTLGKKLLDELPAALLAYDLLEWQGEDWRSRSQDQRREQLEVLVDSIGDARLRLSPRVTGADWQALARQREASRQLGVEGMMLKRRDSLYGVGRTRDLGLWWKWKIDPFSIDAVLIYAQRGHGRRASLYSDYTFAVWDDSAPGERVLVPFAKAYSGLTDEEMRKVDAIVRRTTVDKFGPVRSVTPTLVFELGFEGIALSKRHKSGIAVRFPRMLRWRTDKTIEQADTLATLQGLL; this is encoded by the coding sequence ATGAGAGCCTTCGCCGAACTCTACGCCCGGCTCGATGCCACCACCTCGAGCAATGCCAAGCTTGCCGCGCTGCAGGACTATCTGGCCGCCGCGCCACCGGCCGATGCCGCCTGGGCGGTGTACTTCCTCGCCGGCGGGCGCCCCCGCCAGGTGGTGCCGACCCGTGTGCTGCGCGACCTGGCAATTCGCCTGTGCGACCTGCCCGAGTGGTTGTTCGAGGAGAGCTACCAGGCGGTCGGCGATTTCGCCGAAACCGTTTCGCTGTTGCTGCCAGAGTCCACCCAGGTCGCGGATGAAAGTTTGCAGTGGTGGCTGGAGCAACTGCTGCCGTTGCGCGGCCTGCCCCCCGAGGAGCTGGCGCCGCGCTTGCAGGCGCTGTGGACGCGACTCGACCGGCAAAGCCTAATGGTTAGCCTCAAGCTGCTCACCGGTGGTTTTCGCGTCGGCGTCTCGAAGCTGCTGGTGACCCGCGCCCTGGCTGCGCTGGCCGGAGTCGACGCCAAGCGCGTGGCGCAGCGCATGGTCGGCTACACCGACCTCGCGCACCAGCCGACGCCCCAGCGCTACCTGGCGTTGATCGCCCAGGAGTCGGCCGAGGAACATGCCCAGCGCGGCGGCCAGCCCTATCCGTTCTTCCTGGCGCACCCGCTACAGGAGCCGCTCGAGCGCTTCGACGCGGTGCTCGGCCCGCCCCAGGAGTGGCTGGTGGAATGGAAGTGGGACGGCATCCGTGCCCAGCTGGTGAAACGCGATGGGCGTGCCTGGCTGTGGTCGCGGGGCGAGGAGCTGATCACCGAGCGTTTTCCCGAGCTTGCGCAACTCGCCGCCGCGCTGCCCGACGGCACCGTGCTCGATGGCGAGCTGGTGATCTGGAAGGCGCCACCCGACAGCGGCGAACAGGCATTTGGCGTCCAGCCGTTCGCCCTGCTGCAGCAACGCATCGGGCGCAAGACCTTGGGCAAGAAGCTGCTGGACGAGTTGCCGGCGGCGCTGCTGGCCTACGACCTGCTGGAATGGCAAGGCGAAGACTGGCGCAGCCGCAGCCAGGACCAGCGTCGGGAGCAGCTAGAGGTGCTGGTCGATAGCATCGGCGATGCGCGCCTGCGCCTGTCGCCGCGCGTGACCGGCGCCGACTGGCAGGCGCTCGCCCGCCAGCGCGAAGCCTCGCGCCAGCTGGGTGTCGAGGGCATGATGCTCAAGCGCCGTGACTCGCTGTACGGCGTGGGCCGTACCCGTGACCTGGGCCTGTGGTGGAAATGGAAGATCGACCCGTTCAGCATCGACGCGGTGTTGATCTATGCCCAGCGCGGCCATGGCCGGCGCGCCAGCCTGTACAGCGACTACACCTTCGCGGTATGGGACGACAGTGCCCCGGGCGAGCGGGTGCTGGTGCCCTTTGCCAAGGCCTACTCCGGCCTCACCGACGAAGAGATGCGCAAGGTCGACGCCATCGTGCGCAGGACCACGGTGGACAAGTTCGGTCCGGTACGCAGCGTCACCCCAACCCTGGTGTTCGAACTGGGCTTCGAAGGCATCGCCCTGTCCAAGCGCCACAAGAGCGGCATCGCGGTGCGTTTCCCACGCATGCTGCGCTGGCGCACCGACAAGACCATCGAACAGGCCGACACGCTGGCCACCTTGCAGGGGCTGCTGTGA
- a CDS encoding ligase-associated DNA damage response DEXH box helicase — protein MAKHRQPSSRWFAERGWKPFTFQKAVWQAVAEGESGLLHAATGAGKTYAVWFAALDRFAGQCASLPAPSRRGKPAMAPLTLLWITPMRALATDTARALQAPLDDLEIAWSIGLRTGDTGSAERARQARRLPSALVTTPESLTLLLTQANAREAFAGLRMLVVDEWHELLGNKRGVQLQLALARLRCWQPSLLVWALSATLGNLEHARQVLMPAGRLVQGHDAKELRIDTLLPAAIERFPWAGHLGLRMLGQVVEQLEGSATTLVFTNTRSQAETWYQALLQARPDWAGLLALHHGSLSREVRDWVELALKKGQLKAMVCTSSLDLGVDFLPVERVLQVGSAKGVARLMQRAGRSGHAPGRPSRATLVPTHSLELLEAAAARRAVAQGKVEARQAPGRPLDVLVQHLVSMALGDGFDAQDMLAEVRSAWSYRDLSETQWAWALAFIRHGGLSLTAYPDFRRAEPDAEGRWRVPDARLARRHRMSIGTLVSDASLTVKFWARGGSGSLGSVEEGFIARLRPGDHFLFAGRTLELVEVRDMTVYVRRASDRKAAIPRWNGGRMPLSGELAEAMLAELDAADQGVYQGPEMRLLRPLLEVQKAWSALPGKNLLLAETLKSREGWHLFLYPFAGRSVHLGLASLLAWRLARDTPRSFSIAVNDYGLELLCASAIDYAGALTPALFDSQDLLPEVLASLNAGELARRRFREIARIAGLVFTGYPGAPKSTRQLQASSGLYFDVFRQHDPDNLLLTQAHQEVLSQELDVQRLRQTLQRLQPLPLQLRSIRRATPLAFPLMVERFRESLSSEKLADRIRRMVSDLEQAAGAGAQDPTALTTLMVEDDTREPGRARKGRRSKDGRPRPARQRS, from the coding sequence ATGGCCAAGCACCGCCAGCCTTCCAGCCGCTGGTTCGCCGAGCGCGGCTGGAAGCCGTTCACCTTCCAGAAGGCCGTCTGGCAAGCCGTGGCCGAGGGCGAATCGGGGCTGCTGCACGCCGCCACCGGCGCCGGCAAGACCTATGCGGTGTGGTTCGCCGCGCTGGATCGTTTCGCCGGGCAGTGTGCCTCCCTGCCCGCACCATCACGTCGCGGCAAGCCTGCCATGGCGCCGCTGACCCTGTTATGGATCACCCCCATGCGCGCCCTGGCCACCGACACGGCCAGGGCGCTGCAGGCCCCCCTGGATGACCTGGAGATCGCCTGGAGCATCGGCCTGCGCACTGGTGACACCGGCAGCGCCGAACGCGCCCGCCAGGCACGGCGCCTGCCCAGCGCCCTGGTCACCACCCCGGAAAGCCTGACCCTGTTGCTGACCCAAGCCAATGCGCGCGAGGCGTTCGCCGGCCTGCGCATGCTGGTGGTGGACGAATGGCACGAGTTGCTCGGCAACAAACGGGGCGTGCAGTTGCAACTGGCCCTCGCCCGCCTGCGCTGCTGGCAGCCATCGCTGCTGGTCTGGGCACTGTCCGCCACGCTGGGCAACCTGGAGCACGCGCGGCAAGTGCTGATGCCGGCAGGCCGCCTGGTGCAAGGGCACGACGCCAAGGAGCTGCGCATCGACACCTTGCTGCCGGCCGCCATCGAACGCTTCCCCTGGGCCGGGCATCTGGGCCTGCGCATGCTCGGGCAAGTCGTCGAACAACTGGAGGGCAGCGCCACCACGCTGGTGTTCACCAACACCCGCTCGCAGGCGGAGACCTGGTACCAGGCACTGCTGCAGGCGCGGCCCGACTGGGCCGGGCTGCTGGCACTGCACCATGGCTCGCTGTCGCGTGAGGTGCGCGACTGGGTGGAGCTGGCCTTGAAGAAAGGCCAGCTGAAGGCAATGGTGTGCACTTCAAGCCTGGACCTTGGCGTGGACTTCCTGCCCGTGGAGCGCGTGCTGCAGGTCGGCTCGGCCAAGGGCGTGGCGCGCCTGATGCAGCGCGCCGGGCGCTCCGGCCACGCCCCGGGCCGGCCCTCGCGCGCCACGCTGGTACCGACCCACAGCCTGGAGCTGCTGGAGGCGGCGGCGGCACGCAGGGCGGTGGCGCAAGGCAAGGTCGAGGCGCGCCAGGCCCCCGGGCGGCCACTGGATGTGCTGGTCCAGCACCTGGTGAGCATGGCCCTGGGCGACGGCTTTGACGCCCAGGACATGCTCGCCGAAGTGCGCAGCGCCTGGTCGTACCGCGACCTGAGCGAGACGCAATGGGCATGGGCCCTGGCGTTCATCCGCCACGGCGGCCTCTCGCTCACCGCCTACCCCGATTTCCGCCGCGCCGAGCCGGACGCCGAAGGCCGCTGGCGGGTGCCCGATGCACGCCTGGCACGCCGTCACCGCATGAGCATCGGCACCTTGGTCAGCGATGCCAGCCTGACCGTGAAGTTCTGGGCCCGCGGCGGCAGCGGATCGCTGGGCAGCGTCGAAGAAGGCTTCATCGCCCGCCTGCGCCCGGGCGACCACTTCCTGTTCGCCGGGCGTACCCTGGAGCTGGTGGAAGTGCGCGACATGACCGTCTACGTGCGCCGCGCCAGCGACCGCAAGGCCGCTATCCCGCGCTGGAACGGCGGGCGCATGCCGCTCTCGGGCGAACTGGCCGAGGCGATGCTGGCCGAGCTGGATGCGGCGGACCAGGGGGTCTACCAAGGCCCGGAAATGCGCCTGCTACGCCCGTTACTGGAGGTGCAGAAAGCCTGGTCGGCGTTGCCCGGCAAAAACCTCCTGCTGGCCGAGACCCTGAAGTCCCGCGAGGGCTGGCACCTGTTTCTCTACCCCTTCGCCGGGCGCTCGGTGCATCTGGGCCTGGCCAGCCTGCTGGCCTGGCGCCTGGCCAGGGATACGCCGCGGAGTTTCTCCATCGCGGTCAACGACTACGGCCTGGAGCTGCTGTGCGCCAGCGCCATCGACTACGCCGGCGCCCTGACCCCGGCGCTGTTCGACAGCCAAGACCTGCTGCCCGAGGTGCTTGCCAGCCTCAATGCCGGCGAACTGGCGCGCCGGCGCTTTCGCGAGATCGCCCGGATCGCCGGACTGGTGTTCACCGGCTACCCCGGTGCACCGAAGAGCACGCGCCAGTTGCAGGCTTCCAGCGGGCTGTACTTCGATGTGTTCAGGCAGCACGACCCGGACAACCTGCTGCTGACCCAGGCCCACCAGGAGGTGCTGAGCCAGGAACTGGATGTGCAACGCCTGCGCCAGACCCTGCAGCGCTTGCAGCCTCTGCCGCTGCAACTGCGGAGCATCAGGCGCGCCACACCGCTCGCCTTTCCGCTGATGGTCGAGCGCTTTCGCGAGAGCCTCAGTTCGGAAAAGCTCGCCGACCGGATCCGGCGCATGGTCAGCGACCTGGAGCAGGCCGCAGGTGCCGGGGCACAGGATCCTACGGCGTTGACCACGCTGATGGTCGAGGATGACACCCGTGAACCTGGCCGCGCGCGCAAGGGCAGGCGCAGCAAGGACGGCCGGCCACGCCCGGCCAGGCAGCGGTCCTGA
- a CDS encoding MerR family transcriptional regulator, translated as MRIGELAKLTGLAPSRIRFYEASGLISSVERKANGYRDYDADAVWVLEMITNAQAAGFSLEEIRRLLPAKAKGWQHDELLGGLRRKVEEIERLQERLARNKAQLLLVIESIESKPEGMQCADNSQRVLERLREEMAQEKARRGADL; from the coding sequence ATGAGAATAGGAGAGCTGGCCAAGCTCACGGGCCTGGCCCCGTCGCGTATCCGCTTCTACGAGGCCAGTGGGCTGATCAGCTCGGTCGAGCGCAAGGCCAATGGCTACCGCGACTACGACGCCGATGCCGTGTGGGTGCTGGAGATGATCACCAACGCCCAGGCCGCCGGGTTCTCGCTGGAGGAGATCCGCCGGTTGCTGCCGGCCAAGGCCAAGGGCTGGCAGCACGATGAACTGCTGGGCGGGCTCAGGCGCAAGGTCGAGGAGATCGAACGCCTTCAGGAGCGCCTGGCACGCAACAAGGCGCAGTTGTTGCTGGTGATCGAAAGCATAGAAAGCAAGCCCGAAGGCATGCAGTGCGCGGACAACTCACAGCGGGTGCTGGAGCGGCTGCGTGAGGAAATGGCCCAGGAAAAGGCGCGGCGCGGAGCGGACCTGTAG